One Ancylobacter novellus DSM 506 genomic window, GGCCGACGAAGACGTTGATGTCCCGCGTGTTGAGCACCAGCGGCTCGTCGCCCCATTGCCGCGCGCTCGGCGTCAGGCCGAGGTCGTAGGCGCCGGCGGTGAGGTTGGCGGCGCGGAAGGGGGTGAGGCCGTGCTTGTCGCGCAGCCGCAGCAGGACGGCGACGGAGAGGTTCGCCCCTGCCGACTCGCCACCGATGGCGAAGCGGTCGGTGCCGAAGCGGGCCGGCCCTTCGTGCATCAGCCACAGCGCGGCGGCCTCGCAATCGTCCGGCCCGCGGGGCCAGGGCTCCTCCGGCGCGAGGCGATATTCCACAGAGACCACGGCGAAGCCGGTGCGCTCGACGAAGCGGTGGTTGAGCCCGTCGTTCTCGCGGGCCGAGCCGAGGCACCAGCCGCCGCCATGGATGTGCAGGTAGACGCCCTTGGGCGGCGTCGGCGGGGTGAGGATGCGCAGCGGCACCGGGCCGTGCGGGCCGTCGATTTCGATTACCTGCGCATAGGAGCTCTCCGGCGCCAGCGGGAACGGACCCTTGCCCTCCAGCCGCAGCTTGCGCAGCATCGCCATGGGAAACACCCAGCGGTCCGGCACGGCGCCGAGCGCCTTGACGATGCCGGCATTGATCGCCCGCGTCTCAGGCGTAATGGCGGCCTCCTCGAACAAGGCGGGGTCGACCACGAGCGGGGCGGCAGAGGAGGCGCGGGTTTCGGGCAGCGGAGAGGACATAAAGCAGTGACGCTCCAAGTAGCGTGGGGTGGGCCTGTCATCGGGGGCTGATCCGTCCTATCCAAACCCAGCCGGGTCCATTCGTCCAGCGCCGACCCGGTGACAGGAGGGTGCCGATGGCCAGGATCAGCCGCGGCGAATTGCGGGAAAGCACGGTGACGCGGCGCTTCACGGCGATGCTCGCCGTCGACACGCCGGGGCGCGGATTCACCGACATCACCGGCGCGGTGGCGGATTTCCTTATCGCCGCGGGCGCAAGCGAGGGCGAGGTGTCGGTGTTCTGCCGGCACACCTCGGCCTCGCTCGCCATCCAGGAGAACGCCGACCCGGACGTGCGGGTGGACCTGTTGACCGCGCTCGACCGGCTGGCGCCGGAGGATGCCGGCTGGGCGCACGACATGGAGGGCCCGGACGACATGCCGGCGCATGTGAAGGCCATGCTGAGCGGCATCAGCCTCAGCGTGCCGGTGATCGGCGGCCGTATGGCGCTCGGCACCTGGCAGGGGCTCTATCTGATCGAGCACCGGGCGCGGCCGCACCAGCGCGAATTGGTTGTGGCCTTTGTCGGCGAGGCCTACTAAAGGTCGCTACGGAACTTCGCGCCAGCCTGTCGCCGGTCCGGCCGGATGGCTTGCAGCAGCGGTTCCACCGCACCATGATCGCGGCGCGGCATGCGGCGAGCGCATGTTCGCGCGGGGAGAGGGCCGCCGCAGGTGGATACGACGACGAGTTTCCGGCTGGTGATCGCCGACGATCATCCGCTGTTCCGGGGCGCGCTGCGCGAGGCCGTTTCCCGCCAGTTCCCGCAGGCTGAGCTGTTCGAGGCCGGCGGCTTCGAGGACCTTCAGGCGCTTCTGGAGCGCGAGGGCGACCTCGATCTCATCCTGCTCGACCTCACCATGCCGGGCGTACGCGGCTTCTCCGGTCTGATGTATCTGCGGGCACAATATCCCGGCATTCCGGTGGTGGTGGTCTCGGCCAATGAGGAGGCCGGCGTCATCCGCAACTGCATGGAGTTCGGCGCCTCCGGCTTCATCCCCAAGACCAGCGCGGTCGAGACCATGCGCGAGGCGGTCGCCGCCGTGCTGGAGGGCCAGACCTGGACGCCGCCCGAGGTCGACCTCTCGGGGACCTCCGACAAGGAGACGCAGGCGTTGGTGGCCCGCCTCGCCACCCTGACGCCCCAGCAGGTGCGGGTGCTGATGATGCTGTCCGAGGGGCTGCTCAACAAGCAGATCGCCTATGAGCTCGGCGTCTCCGAGGCGACGGTGAAGGCGCATGTCTCGGCGATCCTGCAGAAGCTCGGCGTGGAGAGCCGCACCCAGGCGGTGATCGCCGCCTCGAAGATCGAAGGCGGCACCTGGTCCCAGACGGCGGGCTGAGTCCCGCTATTCCGCCGCCGCCCGCGTGGCACGGCAGGCGGCGAGCAGGGCGCGCAGCGCGGCCGGGCGCACCGGCTTGTTCAGCACTTCCATCTCGGTGGCGCGAGCGGTATCGCGCACGCGCTTCGAGCGGTCGGCGGTGATCAGCACGGCCGGCAGGGAATGTCCGAGCTTCCAGCGCAACTGCTTGGCGGCGTCGATGCCGTCGCCCTTGTCGAGATGGTAGTCGATTAGCAGCACGTCGGGCGGAGCGCGGTGCTCGCGCAGCATGGCGAGCGCTTCAGTGAGGCCCGGTGCCTTCAGAACCTCGCAGCCCCAGCCGGTCAATAGCGTCTCCATGCCGTCGAGGATCGCCGGGTCGTTGTCGATGCACAGCACGCTGAGGCCCTGCAGCGTCGCAACCGGGGCGGCCGGGCGCGGCGAGGGCTGCCCGCGCGCCGGCATGGCAGGGGCGGCCGGCAATTCGACGGTGAATACGCTGCCCTTGCCGGATGTCGAGGAGAGCGAGATCGGGTGGTCGAGCACGCGGGCGATGCGCTCGACGATGGAAAGCCCCAGCCCCAGCCCGCGCGCGGCTTTGGCGCCCTCGTCAAGGCGCTGGAATTCCTTGAAGATCAGTTTCTGCTTGCCCGGCGGCACGCCGACGCCGGTGTCGAGCACCTGCACCCGCAGCTTGCCGCGGCGCGGGCGCACGCCGATCAGTACTCGACCCTTGTGGGTGTATTTGATGGCGTTGGAGACAAGATTCTGCAGGAGCCGGCGCAAAAGCCGGCGGTCCGAGCGCACCGCCGCCGCGCTCGGCACGAAGGTGAGCTCCAGGCCCTTTTCCTTCGCCATCGGGGCGAATTCGAGCTCGAGCTGCTGGAAGATCTCGTCGAGCCGGAAGGGGGCGATATCGGGCTTGAGCGCCCCCGCGTCGAGGCGGGAGATGTCGAGCAGGGCGGCAAGAATCTCCTCCACCGCTTCGAGCGAGGCGTCGACATTGCGGGCGAGGCGGGTCTCCTCGCCGGCCACGGAACGTTCGACGAGGCTGGTAGCGTAGAGCCGGGCGGCGTTCAGCGGCTGCAGGATGTCGTGGCTGGCGGCGGCGAGGAAGCGGGTCTTGGAGATGTTCGCCTCTTCCGCCTCGGATTTCGCCTGGGCGAGCTGGGTGTTCAGCTTCTCCAGCGCCTTGGTACGCTCGCGCACGCGCCGCTCCAGCGTCTCGTTGGCGCGTTCCAGCGCCTCGGCCGCTTCCACCGAAGGTGTGATGTCGGTGAAGGTCACCACCACGCCGCCGTCCGGCATGGTGTTGACGCGCACCTCCATGACCACGCCGCGCGGGGTGAGGCGCTCCTGGAATACGACGTTGCGCCTTGCGTAGCGGTCGAGCTTCTCGCGCACGATCTCCTCGACCGGGCCGGGACCGAACTGGCCGCCGGTGGCGTTGAAGCGGATGATCTGGTCGATGCTGACCCCGATGCGCAAGATCTCCGGCGGTAGTTCCAGCATCTCGCCGAACTGACGGTTCCAGGTGATGAGCCTGAGATCACGGTCGAACACGGCGATGCCCTGGCGCACATGGTCGAGCGCGGTCTGCAAGATCTCGCGGTTGTACTGGATGGCGGCGGAGGCGTCGTCGAGCAGCTTGAGCGCCGCCTTGGTCGAGACGGTGCGCTTCCTCAGCATCAGCGACAGCACGAGCCGCGAGGAGGCGGCGCCGATGGCCGAGGCGAGCAGGTGCTCGGCATAGCGGATGAGCTGGAAGTCGGCCTCGCGCGAGGGCTCCAGCGAGATGCCGCGCATGGCCGAGATGCTCTCGAAGGAGGCGCGGGTGCGCTCCTCGCCGAGATAGCGCGCGACGGTGGACACCAGTTCGCCCACGGTGACCGGCGAGCGCCAGAGCCGGAAGCTCGGCGCCGAGGGGGCGTGGTCGCTCTCGACGAAGACGCTGGCCTGCAGCCGCTCGATCGGCGTCGGCTTGCGCATCAGCGAGACGGCGAGGAAGACCAGCACGTTGATGGTGAGGCTCCACAGCACGCCATGCACCAGCGGGCTCGCCTGCACGCCGAGCAGCGTCTGCGGGCGCAACATGGAAAGGCCGAACGGTCCCTCTTGCAGCAGGGCGTGCGTGAACAGCCCGGCATCGACGAGGCTCGGCAGCAGCA contains:
- a CDS encoding response regulator transcription factor, which codes for MDTTTSFRLVIADDHPLFRGALREAVSRQFPQAELFEAGGFEDLQALLEREGDLDLILLDLTMPGVRGFSGLMYLRAQYPGIPVVVVSANEEAGVIRNCMEFGASGFIPKTSAVETMREAVAAVLEGQTWTPPEVDLSGTSDKETQALVARLATLTPQQVRVLMMLSEGLLNKQIAYELGVSEATVKAHVSAILQKLGVESRTQAVIAASKIEGGTWSQTAG
- a CDS encoding alpha/beta hydrolase, coding for MSSPLPETRASSAAPLVVDPALFEEAAITPETRAINAGIVKALGAVPDRWVFPMAMLRKLRLEGKGPFPLAPESSYAQVIEIDGPHGPVPLRILTPPTPPKGVYLHIHGGGWCLGSARENDGLNHRFVERTGFAVVSVEYRLAPEEPWPRGPDDCEAAALWLMHEGPARFGTDRFAIGGESAGANLSVAVLLRLRDKHGLTPFRAANLTAGAYDLGLTPSARQWGDEPLVLNTRDINVFVGHYLREGGDIALPDISPLQANLKDLPPALFTIGTRDALLDDTLFMAPRWLKAGNAAELAIYPGGCHVFIGFPGSLADQALARSHAFVSAC
- a CDS encoding secondary thiamine-phosphate synthase enzyme YjbQ; the encoded protein is MARISRGELRESTVTRRFTAMLAVDTPGRGFTDITGAVADFLIAAGASEGEVSVFCRHTSASLAIQENADPDVRVDLLTALDRLAPEDAGWAHDMEGPDDMPAHVKAMLSGISLSVPVIGGRMALGTWQGLYLIEHRARPHQRELVVAFVGEAY
- a CDS encoding PAS domain-containing hybrid sensor histidine kinase/response regulator gives rise to the protein MLQAWTIIAVALVYIGFLFAVASFGDRRLPRSRRRGRPYIYSLSLAVYCTSWTFFGSVGLATTQGVNFLTIYIGPIFVFALGTPFLLRMVRLAKGQNITSIADFVAARYGKSQGVAALVACVAIVGSLPYIALQLKAVSASLLAMLGDFDGLGLPYPVVGDLALTIAVAMAVFAVLFGTRHIDATEHQEGLMLAVATESIVKLVSFLAVGLFVVFGMFSGPFDLLDQAAEKGVLPVLTQGISVGSWAAMTLLSALAILLLPRQFHVAVVENTSEQEIRTASWLFPLYLVLINLFVIPIAIAGLVAFPPGFIDGDMYVVTLPLSAGSHVMSLVAFVGGLSAATAMVIVETVALAVMVSNDIFMPLMVRGRRLRDAAEANRAAADGPPDTGADGQTDGHADMGRRLLTVRRIAIFAILLLAYLYYRVTGEAQLAQIGLLSFAAVAQFGPALLLGLVWRRGTALGALAGIAAGIALWAYTLLLPSLVDAGLFTHALLQEGPFGLSMLRPQTLLGVQASPLVHGVLWSLTINVLVFLAVSLMRKPTPIERLQASVFVESDHAPSAPSFRLWRSPVTVGELVSTVARYLGEERTRASFESISAMRGISLEPSREADFQLIRYAEHLLASAIGAASSRLVLSLMLRKRTVSTKAALKLLDDASAAIQYNREILQTALDHVRQGIAVFDRDLRLITWNRQFGEMLELPPEILRIGVSIDQIIRFNATGGQFGPGPVEEIVREKLDRYARRNVVFQERLTPRGVVMEVRVNTMPDGGVVVTFTDITPSVEAAEALERANETLERRVRERTKALEKLNTQLAQAKSEAEEANISKTRFLAAASHDILQPLNAARLYATSLVERSVAGEETRLARNVDASLEAVEEILAALLDISRLDAGALKPDIAPFRLDEIFQQLELEFAPMAKEKGLELTFVPSAAAVRSDRRLLRRLLQNLVSNAIKYTHKGRVLIGVRPRRGKLRVQVLDTGVGVPPGKQKLIFKEFQRLDEGAKAARGLGLGLSIVERIARVLDHPISLSSTSGKGSVFTVELPAAPAMPARGQPSPRPAAPVATLQGLSVLCIDNDPAILDGMETLLTGWGCEVLKAPGLTEALAMLREHRAPPDVLLIDYHLDKGDGIDAAKQLRWKLGHSLPAVLITADRSKRVRDTARATEMEVLNKPVRPAALRALLAACRATRAAAE